The Carassius gibelio isolate Cgi1373 ecotype wild population from Czech Republic chromosome B14, carGib1.2-hapl.c, whole genome shotgun sequence genome has a segment encoding these proteins:
- the LOC127971758 gene encoding phospholipase A and acyltransferase 3-like isoform X1 has translation MSQHEKKPEPGDLIEIFRGIYQHWAIYVGEGYVIHLAPPCEYAQAGAYSMMSVLNDKARVKKEELYKVVGNDDYRINNLLDGKYDPRRVEKILRDAHSFVGKELPYCLISGNCEHFVTELRYGKAESRQVQLCGMTWHIEIIHTSTVTELLINVSNCLSANHWIGTSQRDGCSCRYWCSG, from the exons ATGTCACag CACGAGAAAAAGCCAGAGCCTGGAGACCTTATTGAAATCTTCCGAGGCATATATCAGCACTGGGCTATTTATGTTGGTGAAGGTTATGTGATTCACCTGGCTCCTCCCT GTGAATATGCTCAAGCTGGAGCCTACAGTATGATGTCAGTATTAAATGATAAAGCCAGAGTGAAGAAAGAAGAGCTTTATAAAGTAGTTGGCAATGATGATTATCGTATCAACAACCTTCTTGATGGGAAATATGATCCACGTCGTGTTGAAAAGATTCTACGGGATGCACACAGTTTTGTGGGAAAAGAACTTCCATATTGTCTCATTAGTGGGAACTGTGAGCACTTTGTTACAGAGCTGAGATACGGAAAAGCGGAGTCCCGACAGGTACAGCTGTGTGGCATGACCTGGCATATTGAGATTATTCACACAAGTACTGTAACTGAATTACTCATAAATGTCTCAAATTGTCTCAGTGCAAATCACTGGATTG GTACGAGTCAGCGTGACGGCTGCAGCTGTAGGTACTGGTGCAGTGGCTAG
- the LOC127971758 gene encoding phospholipase A and acyltransferase 3-like isoform X2, with the protein MSQHEKKPEPGDLIEIFRGIYQHWAIYVGEGYVIHLAPPCEYAQAGAYSMMSVLNDKARVKKEELYKVVGNDDYRINNLLDGKYDPRRVEKILRDAHSFVGKELPYCLISGNCEHFVTELRYGKAESRQVRVSVTAAAVGTGAVASIGTVAYFISKLLGSKDKQTQ; encoded by the exons ATGTCACag CACGAGAAAAAGCCAGAGCCTGGAGACCTTATTGAAATCTTCCGAGGCATATATCAGCACTGGGCTATTTATGTTGGTGAAGGTTATGTGATTCACCTGGCTCCTCCCT GTGAATATGCTCAAGCTGGAGCCTACAGTATGATGTCAGTATTAAATGATAAAGCCAGAGTGAAGAAAGAAGAGCTTTATAAAGTAGTTGGCAATGATGATTATCGTATCAACAACCTTCTTGATGGGAAATATGATCCACGTCGTGTTGAAAAGATTCTACGGGATGCACACAGTTTTGTGGGAAAAGAACTTCCATATTGTCTCATTAGTGGGAACTGTGAGCACTTTGTTACAGAGCTGAGATACGGAAAAGCGGAGTCCCGACAG GTACGAGTCAGCGTGACGGCTGCAGCTGTAGGTACTGGTGCAGTGGCTAGCATTGGAACCgttgcttatttcatttcaaaactTTTGGGTTCAAAAGACAAGCAGACACAATGA
- the rarres3l gene encoding retinoic acid receptor responder 3-like gives MAQTKPEPGDLIEIFRGTYQHWAVYVGEGYVIHLAPPTEHAQAGAYSMMSVLCDKAKVKKEELYEVVGNDEYCINNLLDEKYEPRPVQEILRDAHSLLGQELPYCVFKGNCEHFVTELRYGKPQSRQVRKAVEIGVGVGLAAAATFAVFAAAAAMFGSKDKQKQNK, from the exons ATGGCACAGACAAAG CCAGAGCCTGGAGACCTTATTGAAATCTTCCGAGGCACATATCAGCACTGGGCTGTTTATGTTGGTGAAGGTTATGTGATTCACCTGGCACCTCCCA CTGAACATGCTCAAGCTGGAGCCTACAGTATGATGTCAGTATTATGTGATAAAGCCAAGGTGAAGAAAGAAGAGCTTTATGAAGTAGTTGGCAATGATGAATATTGTATCAACAATCTTCTGGATGAGAAATATGAGCCACGTCCTGTTCAAGAGATTCTACGGGATGCACACAGTCTTTTGGGACAAGAACTTCCATACTGTGTCTTTAAAGGGAACTGTGAGCACTTTGTTACAGAGCTGAGATATGGAAAACCACAGTCCCGACAG GTGCGGAAAGCGGTGGAGATCGGTGTTGGAGTTGGTCTTGCTGCAGCAGCTACCTTTGCCgtttttgctgctgctgctgccatgTTTGGCTCAaaagacaaacagaaacagaacaaGTGA
- the scyl1 gene encoding N-terminal kinase-like protein yields MWSFFARDPIKDFNYEILPENQEKSGIWTLSRGKRKTTGEPVSVFMYEVSQGTEEQTQLAKAAFKRTKTLRHPNILSYVDGLETEKSLYIVTEPVTTLAAHLKLQAEKGGASDLEVSWGLHQIVKALSFLVNDCHLNHNNLGMWAVFVDRAGEWKLGGLDHVTSDQGDTTSLPPPKVINPDLERYDPPESPGSGGDKWTGDVWRLGCLIWEVFNGNLPRASSLRSLGKIPKQLVPHYCELVGANPKIRPNPARFLLNCRSPGGFMNNSFVESCLFLEEIQIKEPAEKQQFFQDLSENLDSFPEDFCKHKVLPQLLTAFEFGNAGAVVLTPLFKVGKYLSAEEYQQKIIPVIVKMFSSTDRAMRIRLLQQMEQFIQYLNEAAVNSQIFPHVVHGFTDTNPAIREQTVKSMLLLAPKLNETNLNQELMRHFARLQARDDQGPIRCNTTVCLGKIAPYLNSGMRQRVLISAFSRATKDPFPASRAAGVLGFAATHQYYSVAESASRILPTLCTLTVDPDKNVRDQAFKAIKSFLSKLETVSEDPSKLAEIEKDVTALAQTGGSAATWAGWAVTGVSSITSKLIRNAPAGSEAPPAENSPVPQPAAGPVPTNTASKGPEMKGQMSGARGIQSETSNEETVEPDGDRWEDEDWGSLEDPEKVQTDPNDWHSDWSATSSTQKKSNVGRKSSEAVKKQSSDWSSGWDADDSWSNEKDADGQGQSSPADEGWGNDWDEDGSLADSFSPTPRSKASTRAPKSGKLSSAQEGVRLASEYNWDGPEGKSATSDLFSSVSQRSTMKSDGWDADSAGDWGAEENWESLEGDQGLSKAELAKKKREERRKELEAKRAERKAAKGPLKLGARKLD; encoded by the exons ATGTGGTCCTTTTTCGCACGGGATCCTATTAAAGACTTCAACTATGAGATTTTACCCGAAAACCAAGAAAAGTCAGGCATATGGACCCTCAGTCGGGGCAAGCGCAAG ACAACTGGTGAGCCTGTGTCAGTCTTCATGTATGAGGTGTCCCAGGGAACAGAGGAGCAGACACAGCTGGCTAAAGCAGCTTTCAAACGCacaaaaactctcagacatcccAACATCTTGTCTTACGTAGATGGGTTGGAG ACAGAGAAAAGCTTGTACATCGTCACAGAGCCGGTGACGACTCTGGCTGCTCACCTGAAGCTCCAGGCGGAGAAGGGAGGTGCGAGTGATTTAGAGGTGTCATGGGGCCTTCATCAGATTGTC AAAGCACTGAGCTTCTTGGTGAATGATTGCCATCTCAACCATAATAACTTGGGCATGTGGGCCGTCTTTGTGGACCGTGCTGGTGAATGGAAACTTGGAGGGTTGGATCATGTGACCTCAGACCAGGGAGACACCACTTCCTTACCACCACCTAAAGTGATCAACCCCGACTTAGAGAGATATGACCCTCCAGAGAGCCCTGGGAGTGGTGGAGATAAATG GACAGGGGACGTGTGGCGTCTCGGTTGTCTCATTTGGGAAGTATTTAATGGAAATTTACCACGTGCCTCCTCGTTACGATCTCTCGGAAAG ATTCCAAAGCAGTTAGTGCCGCATTACTGTGAGTTAGTGGGAGCAAACCCAAAGATTCGGCCCAACCCTGCACGTTTCTTACTGAACTGCAGATCTCCTGGAGGCTTTATGAACAACAGCTTTGTAGAAAGCTGTCTGTTTCTGGAAGAGATACAG ATTAAAGAGCCTGCAGAGAAGCAGCAGTTTTTCCAGGACCTTAGTGAGAATCTCGACTCTTTTCCTGAAGATTTCTGTAAACATAAAGTGCTGCCTCAGCTCCTTACAGCCTTTGAGTTCGGCAATGCTGGCGCTGTCGTCCTCACACCGTTATTTAAG GTAGGGAAGTATTTGTCAGCTGAGGAGTACCAGCAGAAGATCATCCCAGTCATAGTGAAGATGTTCTCCTCTACCGACCGTGCCATGAGGATACGACTCCTGCAGCAG ATGGAGCAGTTTATTCAGTATTTGAATGAAGCAGCAGTTAACTCACAGATTTTTCCACATGTGGTTCATGGCTTCACAGACACAAACCCTGCCATCCGAGAGCAGACTGTAAAG TCCATGTTACTGTTGGCCCCTAAATTAAATGAAACCAATTTAAATCAAGAGTTGATGCGTCACTTTGCACGACTCCAGGCCCGGGACGATCAGGGCCCCATCCGCTGCAACACCACTGTTTGCCTGGGCAAAATTGCCCCCTACCTAAATTCTGGG ATGCGCCAGCGTGTATTAATCTCTGCATTCTCACGGGCAACTAAAGACCCGTTTCCTGCCTCACGAGCGGCAGGCGTGCTGGGGTTTGCTGCCACCCATCAGTACTACAGTGTGGCAGAAAGCGCCAGTCGTATTCTGCCCACACTGTGCACACTGACAGTGGACCCAGACAAAAACGTCAGAGATCAG GCGTTCAAAGCCATAAAAAGTTTCCTCAGTAAGCTGGAGACAGTTTCTGAAGACCCCTCTAAACTAGCTGAAATAG AGAAGGATGTGACTGCATTGGCTCAGACTGGAGGCTCAGCTGCTACATGGGCAGGATGGGCGGTAACGGGTGTCTCCTCTATCACCTCCAAACTCATCCGAAATGCTCCGGCTGGTTCAGAGGCACCACCTGCTGAAAACAGCCCCGTCCCTCAACCTGCTGCTGGACCAGTACCCACAAATACTGCAAGCAAAG GGCCAGAAATGAAAGGACAGATGTCAGGTGCACGTGGGATCCAATCAGAGACATCAAATGAGGAGACAGTGGAGCCAGATGGGGATCGGTGGGAGGATGAAGACTGGGGAAGCCTTGAG GACCCTGAAAAAGTCCAAACTGATCCAAACGATTGGCATTCTGATTGGTCGGCAACGTCATCAACACAGAAGAAAAGCAAT GTGGGCCGGAAGTCCTCAGAGGCAGTCAAGAAGCAGAGTTCTGATTGGAGCTCTGGCTGGGATGCCGATGACAGCTGGTCGAATGAGAAAGACGCAGATGGTCAGGGTCAAAGTTCACCTGCTGATGAAGGCTGGGGTAATGACTGGGATGAGGATGGGAGTCTGGCTGATAGTTTCTCCCCAACACCTCGAAGTAAAGCCTCAACCAGAGCTCCAAAGAGCGGCAAATTAAGCTCTGCACAGGAAGGGGTACGATTGGCCAGCGAATATAACTGGGATGGACCGGAAGGAAAATCAGCAACATCCGATCTGTTTTCTAGTGTGTCACAACGAAGTACAATG aAGTCTGATGGCTGGGACGCAGACAGTGCTGGAGACTGGGGAGCTGAAGAAAACTGGGAGTCACTGGAAGGAGATCAGG GTTTAAGTAAAGCAGAATTAGCAAAGAAGAAACGAGAAGAGCGGCGGAAGGAGCTGGAGGCCAAACGGGCAGAGCGTAAAGCGGCAAAGGGTCCTCTCAAACTGGGCGCACGCAAACTGGACTGA
- the LOC127971814 gene encoding uncharacterized protein LOC127971814, protein MERYFTPVYGSSEDEVKMYKHYHPIPQQHPHNHHYQHNHYHHRGPHSPNSSSSHVKHADKHTHHHYGNQHHFYHPANPKMSGDHHSFSKMSSSSLSSSTSTSSSASLTSDPSLDDETNLMHKPQHSLSCSNIPEVRRKSHDRESVDFDFDQRDQRHRHSLENAIELPPGSQHGHGMPKISRGHSKSEEGLQQNKHKDGYSAGSHSMDHGPLYKTASLGQSLAFEANYDNTLGGRVVPKKAVSSIQLPSKGILKNKDEGQKDGNFRKAKSMEVLSTRVHVTGASKQISKEAARDNFVKGKLQFSAFLDEITKQVISPCALNSFGVNTSTPPKSPNEERKNRSGKQESFVQPPKQQPIRAGRPDSGKTDSSSLSRSHKSKNHNRNLTSPPPPPRCPSKAERQEAASGKEHHRQYSQMFTDGTSTSPETIHTNLSKHKGRHQSSHGPSRNFHIKRESPPPLRAAGLETESQSSKSSTSASSEKRNRPKHMGHRRQSKQQRDSSGSMDRVQMLEEYNKELHENLLQTVACIENMEAELQCTKTELVSFKEKYRRLQESYSVSQQANSVLEQKLKTAADSLDSERKFLMQRIADLTKQLDTSQKTISSLENINVPSMIRELLKNHFDSHEAPEHFLCPRTSPGQTDGDQSERVKELRNNQPFDGKGDVFEWPQTGHTCSGARQQPVTVFLPWKHDHDPWAEPGQLVTEGSDSQLPFSFTNDVPIHKMMAVTRAPSHEVHQLAMNTEIHLIPRNPFNLDEMRPSRQTGGEGTVTDVNYLTAQRMLNEFLNQIPPPVNDAEGKDAADI, encoded by the exons ATGGAAAGATACTTCACACCTGTGTATGGCTCCTCAGAGGATGAGGTGAAAATGTACAAACATTACCATCCTATACCTCAACAGCATCCTCACAACCATCATTACCAGCACAACCATTATCACCACCGCGGACCACACAG TCCCAACTCTTCAAGCAGTCACGTAAAACACGCTGATAAACATACTCACCATCACTACGGCAACCAGCATCACTTTTATCATCCTGCAAACCCTAAAATGTCTGGAGACCATCACAGCTTCTCTAAAATGTCTTCCTCCAGCCTGTCCTCCTCCACTTCCACTTCTTCATCTGCAtctttgacctctgaccccagccTGGATGATGAGACGAATCTCATGCACAAACCCCAGcattccctgtcctgctccaacATCCCTGAGGTCCGAAGGAAAAGCCATGACAGAGAATCCGTGGATTTTGATTTTGATCAGAGAGATCAGAGGCACCGCCACAGTCTAGAAAATGCAATCGAACTGCCGCCTGGTTCTCAGCACGGACATGGGATGCCAAAAATCTCCCGGGGCCATAGCAAAAGTGAAGAGGGCCTTCAACAAAACAAGCACAAAGATGGTTACTCAGCAGGATCTCACTCCATGGATCATGGGCCACTTTACAAGACTGCAAGCCTGGGGCAAAGCCTTGCATTTGAGGCCAATTATGACAACACTCTCGGTGGCAGAGTGGTTCCCAAGAAGGCCGTTTCATCTATTCAGTTGCCCAGCAAAGGTATTCTGAAAAATAAAGATGAGGGACAGAAAGATGGAAACTTCAGGAAAGCGAAGTCTATGGAGGTGCTCTCCACCCGGGTGCACGTCACAGGAGCATCCAAGCAGATCTCTAAGGAAGCTGCGAGGGATAACTTTGTGAAGGGGAAGCTACAGTTCTCTGCATTTCTGGACGAGATCACCAAGCAGGTTATCAGTCCATGTGCTCTTAACTCTTTTGGTGTAAACACATCAACGCCACCAAAATCACCCAATGAAGAGCGCAAGAACCGCAGCGGCAAGCAGGAGAGCTTTGTGCAACCACCAAAACAGCAGCCCATTAGAGCTGGGAGACCAGATTCAGGAAAAACAGATTCAAGCTCACTCTCTCGATCCCATAAGAGCAAAAACCACAACCGAAACCTGACCAGTCCTCCACCACCGCCCCGCTGCCCTTCAAAAGCTGAAAGACAAGAAGCTGCTTCAGGTAAAGAGCACCACAGGCAATATTctcagatgttcactgatggtaCCAGCACCAGCCCAGAAACTATCCACACCAACCTCTCGAAACACAAAGGGCGACATCAGAGTAGTCATGGCCCGTCCAGGAACTTTCATATTAAGCGGGAATCACCGCCGCCTCTGCGAGCCGCAGGGCTGGAGACAGAGTCCCAGTCGAGTAAATCATCCACCAGTGCTAGTTCAGAGAAAAGGAACAGACCCAAACACATGGGACACAGGAGGCAGTCCAAACAACAGAGG GATTCATCTGGTTCCATGGATAGAGTTCA GATGCTGGAGGAGTACAACAAAGAGCTACATGAGAACCTCTTGCAGACAGTGGCATGCATTGAGAATATGGAGGCAGAATTACAATGTACCAAAACAGAGTTAGTCAGCTTTAAAGAGAAATACAGAAG gctACAGGAAAGCTATTCTGTTTCTCAGCAGGCAAACAGTGTCTTGGAGCAGAAACTCAAAACTGCA GCAGACAGCTTGGACTCAGAGAGGAAGTTTCTCATGCAGAGAATTGCAGATCTGACTAAACAGCTGGATACGTCTCAGAAGACCATCAGCTCTCTGGAAAACATCAAT GTTCCCTCAATGATTAGAGAGTTATTGAAAAATCACTTTGACTCTCATGAAGCACCGGAGCACTTCTTATGTCCTCGAACATCTCCAGGCCAAACTGATGGTGACCAATCAGAGAGGGTGAAGGAGCTCAGAAACAACCAACCATTTGATGGAAAAGGGGATGTTTTTGAATGGCCACAGACAGGACACACATGCTCAGGTGCCAGACAACAGCCTGTCACAGTCTTTCTGCCGTGGAAACATGATCACGATCCATGGGCAGAGCCAGGGCAACTTGTGACTGAAGGAAGTGACTCACAACTTCCTTTTTCTTTTACTAATGATGTGCCTATCCACAAAATGATGGCAGTTACAAGGGCACCAAGTCATGAAGTGCACCAATTAGCCATGAACACAGAGATCCACTTAATTCCCAGAAACCCATTTAATCTAGATGAGATGAGGCCCAGCAGACAGACAGGTGGAGAGGGAACTGTCACTGATGTCAACTATCTTACAGCTCAAAGGATGCTGAATGAGTTTTTGAACCAGATTCCTCCTCCAGTGAATGATGCTGAAGGGAAAGATGCAGCAGACATTTAA
- the LOC127971066 gene encoding RDS/peripherin-like protein xRDS35, which yields MTGDYDTQDIILYFIFFRPNQNGCQTVGGTLKAQGLKERALKYSRSMVLLKIKFPFQKRVRLAQGLWLLSWVAMFSGAITFAMGVFLKTELHRRSEVMHSMDIHIVPNLLMAVGLASVGINICAGKVCQDSLDPTRFPRWKMFLPPFFCFSVFLTSLLLVAMILSFALQPSLEESLKIGLKNGIHFYKDTDTPGRCFQKETIDRLQIEFQCCGNTNYRDWFEVQWISSRYLDFTSKEVKDRVRSNVDGRYLLDGVPFSCCNPASPRPCIQYSLLDNSAHYNYEYQSEELNLYNRGCRQALVSYYMGLMNTIGPCVLFDFLLQMTILVSLRYLQTAMEGVIGQENVEIETEGYILEKGVKETLLETKEKMKKLLQFARVDDASAVTPDTEPEADKPATA from the exons ATGACAGGAGATTATGACACTCAAGATATAATActctatttcatatttttcagACCTAATCAAAATGGCTGCCAAACTGTAGGAGGCACATTGAAGGCTCAGGGTCTGAAAGAAAGGGCACTCAAATATTCTCGAAG CATGgtgttgttaaaaataaagttcccCTTCCAAAAGAGGGTGCGTCTGGCCCAGGGTCTATGGCTGCTTTCATGGGTGGCCATGTTCTCTGGAGCCATCACCTTTGCTATGGGAGTCTTCCTCAAAACTGAGCTACATCGCAGATCAGAG GTGATGCACAGTATGGACATCCACATTGTACCAAATCTGCTGATGGCTGTGGGGTTAGCGTCAGTGGGCATCAACATCTGTGCTGGTAAAGTCTGCCAGGACTCACTGGACCCCACGCGTTTCCCGCGCTGGAAGATGTTTCTTCCTCCGTTCTTCTGCTTCTCTGTCTTCCTCACCTCCCTGCTGCTGGTGGCCATGATTCTGAGCTTCGCCCTGCAGCCCAGCCTCGAGGAGTCTCTGAAGATCGGGCTGAAGAACGGCATCCACTTCTACAAG GATACAGACACACCGGGCCGTTGTTTCCAGAAGGAGACTATTGATCGTCTACAGATTGAGTTCCAGTGCTGTGGTAATACTAACTACAGGGACTGGTTTGAGGTGCAGTGGATCAGCAGCCGCTACCTGGACTTCACATCCAAAGAAGTGAAAGA TCGTGTGAGGAGTAACGTAGATGGACGATATCTGCTGGATGGGGTCCCATTCAGCTGCTGTAACCCTGCCTCGCCCCGGCCCTGCATCCAGTACAGTCTCCTGGACAACTCTGCCCATTACAACTATGAGTACCAGAGTGAAGAGCTGAACCTGTACAACAGAGGTTGCCGCCAGGCCCTTGTCAGCTACTACATGGGTTTAATGAACACCATCGGCCCTTGCGTACTATTTGATTTCCTTCTCCAG ATGACCATTCTGGTGAGTCTGCGCTATCTGCAGACTGCAATGGAGGGTGTGATTGGACAGGAGAACGTGGAGATCGAGACAGAGGGATACATCCTGGAGAAGGGAGTGAAGGAGACATTGCTGGAGACTAAAGAAAAGATGAAGAAGCTC